A single window of Carassius gibelio isolate Cgi1373 ecotype wild population from Czech Republic chromosome A19, carGib1.2-hapl.c, whole genome shotgun sequence DNA harbors:
- the calcr gene encoding calcitonin gene-related peptide type 1 receptor has product MGWQETLWLLTSFILSVTKTGTTETKAEPTADLSFTPVMMAMEGERLIMTQSQYKCLELLGRDGSHNKTGSFCSRFWDGLLCWDETPAGTFASQNCPDYPSFDPLEKVTKYCDESGNWVHSSSINKTWSHCLTFSKEKIKTLPVHGFLETETEMDPTAESQVSPVVTQKVEERKKIINGQYKCFEKMNRDQPYNKSGPYCNRTWDGWLCWDDTPAGTYTSQNCPNYFPDFDSTEKVTKYCDETGNWFRHPETNRTWSNYTLCIAHTKDKLKMAYILYYMAIVGHALSIVSLLISLSIFFYFRSLSCQRITLHKNLFCSYVLNSAFTIVNLITVVNNPKVVQRNPIGCKVLHFFHMYMLGCNYFWMLCEGIYLHTLIVVAVFAEEQHLHWYYLLGWGFPLVPASIHAVARKKYFDDNCWMSVDTHLLYVVHGPIMAALLVNLFFLLNIVRVLVTKLRDTHRAESNMYMKAVRATLILVPLLGIQFVIFPWRPENRLAGEIYDYIMHILMNYQGLLVATIFCFFNGEVQGTLKRQWMQYKAQWGQRRREHCSTRSTSYTATSITEVPTFMYHHDCNSEHLNGKQTEDSELVALKTGETYA; this is encoded by the exons ATGGGTTGGCAAGAGACCCTATGGCTTTTGACATCATTTATCTTG AGTGTAACAAAGACCGGAACAACAGAGACGAAAGCAGAGCCCACCGCTGACTTATCCTTTACTCCTGTTATGATGGCAATGGAGGGAGAGAGACTGATCATGACTCAGTCTCAGTACAAATGTCTGGAGCTTCTGGGTCGAGATGGATCCCATAATAAAACAG GTTCGTTCTGCAGCAGATTCTGGGATGGCTTGCTCTGTTGGGATGAAACCCCAGCTGGAACCTTCGCTTCACAGAACTGCCCAGACTACCCCAGCTTTGACCCCTTGG AAAAAGTAACCAAATACTGTGATGAATCTGGCAACTGGGTACACAGTTCGTCCATCAATAAGACCTGGTCCCACTGTCTCACATTCTCAAAGGagaaaataaag ACGTTACCAGTTCATGGCTTTTTAGAGACCGAGACGGAGATGGATCCTACCGCTGAGAGTCAGGTCAGCCCCGTAGTGACTCAGAAAGTGGAGGAGAGGAAGAAGATCATCAATGGTCAATATAAATGCTTTGAGAAAATGAACAGAGACCAGCCATATAACAAATCAG GTCCATACTGCAACCGCACATGGGATGGATGGCTATGCTGGGACGACACACCAGCAGGAACGTACACATCACAAAACTGCCCCAATTATTTCCCTGACTTTGACTCCACTG AAAAGGTCACCAAGTATTGTGATGAGACAGGAAACTGGTTCAGGCACCCTGAGACAAACAGGACATGGTCCAACTACACCCTCTGCATTGCTCACACCAAGGACAAGCTCAAG ATGGCGTATATTTTGTATTACATGGCGATTGTGGGCCATGCTCTTTCTATAGTGTCCCTTCTCATTTCGCTgtccattttcttttatttcag GAGCCTGAGCTGTCAGAGAATCACTCTACACAAGAACTTATTCTGCTCGTATGTGCTCAACTCAGCTTTCACCATCGTCAACCTCATAACTGTGGTCAACAACCCCAAAGTGGTGCAGAGGAATCCG ATTGGCTGCAAGGTGCTTCACTTCTTCCACATGTACATGCTGGGCTGTAACTATTTCTGGATGCTCTGTGAGGGGATTTACCTGCACACGCTGATTGTGGTGGCCGTATTTGCCGAGGAGCAGCATCTGCACTGGTATTATCTTCTGGGCTGGG GATTCCCCTTGGTGCCTGCATCCATCCATGCTGTGGCGAGaaagaaatactttgatgacaa CTGCTGGATGAGTGTGGATACACATCTGCTCTACGTGGTTCATGGCCCCATCATGGCAGCTTTATTA GTCAATTTATTCTTTCTGCTGAACATAGTACGGGTCTTGGTGACCAAACTGAGAGATACGCATCGAGCTGAGTCTAACATGTATATGAAGGCAGTGAGGGCCACCCTCATTCTGGTGCCCTTATTGGGCATTCAGTTTGTCATCTTCCCTTGGCGGCCAGAGAACCGCTTGGCAGGAGAGATATACGATTACATCATGCACATATTAATGAATTACCAG GGATTGCTAGTGGCAACCATATTCTGCTTTTTCAATGGAGAG GTCCAGGGAACTCTGAAAAGGCAGTGGATGCAATATAAAGCCCAGTGGGGTCAGCGTCGACGCGAGCACTGCTCCACGAGATCGACCTCCTACACCGCCACCTCCATCACCGAGGTGCCCACCTTCATGTACCATCACGACTGCAACAGTGAACACTTGAACGGTAAACAAACAGAAGACTCCGAGCTAGTGGCCCTCAAGACGGGCGAGACATACGCGTAA